A single window of Aspergillus puulaauensis MK2 DNA, chromosome 5, nearly complete sequence DNA harbors:
- a CDS encoding uncharacterized protein (CAZy:GT25;~COG:S;~EggNog:ENOG410Q1SN;~InterPro:IPR002654;~TransMembrane:1 (i12-32o)), which translates to MGLSTGQRRVARLLFYSFALIVIIAFVLWPPFSYPSVTGHTGLQGTPDHLHYITNGTLGVQKVFAVSLPSRLDKRDNIVLGSSVSGFHVEFIDGMTPDEIDPKTYPYNWNSEHRPVEYAARRAHVNAMQRIVSERLGSAIIMEDDADWDVSIKTQLQSFAIAVRALQQPEDTTSPSPYGHDWDILWLGHCGLECKTDLPSFLTPNDPTILPPHHFLPYWRDPPPLKRPDESRLTCTVSDGVCSIVYAVSFRGAQRILAALSVNPSGIAEEIDIGAQFDVSLGRMCGSGFLRCFGTYPSLTGGYTAAGPATKGSDINSPAAESGESLDGPIEGPSSNGVMYSTMLNINRLLRGEATVRSTWDDTRVPEVDFNTIPVLGGTLQV; encoded by the exons ATGGGTTTGTCCACAGGCCAAAGAAGAGTCGCTCGTTTGTTGTTCTATTCATTCGCACTGATTGTTATCATCGCCTTTGTGCTCTGGCCACCGTTCTCTTACCCTTCAGTGACGGGACATACAGGCCTACAGGGCACCCCAGACCACCTCCATTATATAACAAATGGAACTCTGGGG GTCCAAAAGGTCTTTGCTGTCAGTCTTCCTAGTAGATTGGATAAGCGCGACAACATTGTCCTTGGCTCGTCTGTCAGCGGCTTCCATGTCGAATTTATCGACGGGATGACCCCAGACGAGATAGACCCGAAGACATATCCCTAT AACTGGAACTCTGAACACCGGCCAGTTGAGTATGCAGCTCGACGAGCGCATGTCAATGCAATGCAAAG GATAGTGAGCGAAAGACTGGGCAGCGCCATCATTATGGAGGACGACGCGGACTGGGACGTATCTATCAAAACACAACTTCAAAGCTTCGCAATTGCAGTCCGCGCTCTTCAACAGCCCGAGGATACtacctctccttctccttatGGACACGACTGGGATATCCTTTGGCTTGGGCATTGTGGCCTTGAATGCAAGACTGACCTCCCCTCTTTCCTAACGCCCAATGACCCTACAATTCTCCCACCTCACCACTTCTTACCGTACTGGCGCGATCCCCCGCCGCTTAAAAGGCCGGATGAATCTCGCCTAACATGCACAGTGAGCGACGGGGTTTGCTCGATCGTCTATGCCGTGAGCTTTCGCGGCGCACAACGGATTTTAGCGGCCCTGTCGGTAAACCCCTCAGGTATCGCCGAGGAAATCGACATCGGCGCCCAGTTTGATGTCTCACTGGGCCGTATGTGTGGCAGCGGGTTCTTGAGATGCTTTGGAACATATCCCTCGCTTACCGGCGGTTACACGGCCGCTGGGCCGGCGACAAAGGGCTCTGATATCAATAGTCCTGCTGCGGAATCAGGAGAGTCATTGGACGGGCCAATCGAGGGTCCGTCCAGCAATGGGGTCATGTATAGCACGATGCTCAACATTAATCGGCTTCTTCGTGGGGAGGCAACTGTGCGCTCGACTTGGGATGATACCCGAGTTCCAGAGGTTGACTTTAATACTATCCCTGTGCTAGGAGGTACCTTGCAAGTGTAA
- a CDS encoding uncharacterized protein (SECRETED:SignalP(1-21);~TransMembrane:1 (n6-16c21/22o344-365i)) — translation MFASRLLLVLCLVLLAGVCYAESVNHRTDAVSLKELWKRRKGGGGSDSDSSSGSGSGSSSGSDSDDDTADDSSGYTYGQVPEDDDVWYSCRRPMNKTRLAENARGYGGWYTVGNGQENSTQGGYTAKGSGSAPHWDNSSGSWYYNKYPSSLDPPETLSYTGGAAVPYLSGKVSPNGVSPQKFNNLPYTPDLEEYPSGYECTIPTTNYAYKYEAEFKWTESDYGSDDSGASHSAPIYCCCALDSLCGCDDFHGNSSFVLAMLQKEMDTTSPQNSTQVCAIDIEGERTILVSGTLQNGSTKADGKPEYLTETISTTGLTRCMRATGAPDEISIAGMQVLGGPSQRAFVLAWVGTVGAGVLVGMGVVLL, via the exons ATGTTTGCATCCCGCCTGCTGCTTGTGCTTTGCCTCGTCCTGTTGGCTGGAGTGTGCTATGCCGAAAGTGTCAACCATCGCACGGATGCGGTGTCGCTAAAGGAGCTGTGGAAACGCCGAAagggaggcggagggtcCGATAGCGACAGtagctctggctctggatcaGGATCTAGTTCTGGATCAGACTCCGACGACGATACCGCCGACGACTCATCCGGATATACATACGGTCAAGTcccagaagacgacgatgtcTGGTATAGCTGCCGGCGACCGATGAACAAAACACGCCTGGCCGAAAACGCGCGGGGCTATGGGGGCTGGTATACCGTTGGAAATGGACA AGAGAATAGCACACAAGGCGGCTACACCGCGAAAGGCTCAGGGTCCGCCCCCCACTGGGACAACAGTTCCGGATCATGGTACTACAACAAATACCCATCATCTCTAGACCCCCCAGAGACCCTCTCCTACACGGGCGGGGCAGCAGTACCCTACCTCTCTGGCAAAGTCTCGCCGAACGGCGTCTCGCCACAGAAATTCAATAACCTGCCCTACACCCCAGACCTGGAGGAATATCCATCGGGTTACGAGTGTACGATCCCGACAACGAACTACGCATATAAATACGAGGCTGAGTTCAAGTGGACCGAGTCGGATTACGGGAGTGATGACTCCGGTGCGTCGCACAGTGCGCCGAtatactgctgctgcgcgcTGGACTCGCTATGCGGGTGTGACGATTTCCACGGGAACTCGAGCTTTGTGCTGGCGATgctgcagaaggagatggataCTACCAGTCCGCAGAATAGCACGCAAGTCTGTGCAATCGATATCGAAGGCGAGAGGACGATTCTCGTTTCGGGGACGCTGCAGAACGGGTCGACCAAGGCGGATGGGAAGCCGGAATATCTGACTGAGACGATTTCGACGACGGGGTTGACGAGGTGTATGCGGGCTACGGGGGCGCCTGATGAGATTTCTATCGCGGGGATGCAAGTGCTTGGGGGACCGTCGCAGAGGGCGTTTGTGCTTGCTTGGGTTGGGAcggttggggctggggttttggttgggatgggggttgttttgttgtAA
- a CDS encoding glycosyltransferase family 32 protein (CAZy:GT32;~COG:M;~EggNog:ENOG410PH27;~InterPro:IPR029044,IPR007577;~PFAM:PF04488;~TransMembrane:3 (o6-31i198-217o270-292i)), which produces MRRSLLVFLLVALVIIFLLIRSVWTLLSLLIEDGSADAIHRAEMPRLNSSFTDQRPQTIPKIIHQTYKNETIPDIWIDAQQSCVNLHPDYEYILWTDAKSRQFIAAEYPWFLETFDGYRYPIQRADSIRYFVLAHYGGTYIDLDDGCNRPLDTLLTYPAWVRRTVPTGISNDAMGSVPQHPFFLKVIKSLQQYDRHWVLPYITVMYSTGPLFLSVIWKEYMKDFPSEISRVRILMPDEYMNHSWSFFTHHTGNSWHRNDARFIFWMGQHWQLVTLCGFLFAAAAVVCVFWTYTQIMLLRDHATVSSGLRSSSRRSRYMMPSLLWRGSSKGGDDIETLCELERRDD; this is translated from the exons ATGCGCCGCAGCCTTTTGGTCTTTCTCCTGGTGGCCCTGGTCATTATTTTTCTGCTCATTCGCAGTGTCTGGACACTTCTATCGCTACTCATCGAAGATGGCTCCGCCGATGCGATTCATCGCGCTGAGATGCCCCGGCTGAACTCCAGCTTTACCGACCAACGACCCCAGACCATCCCCAAGATTATCCACCAGACCTACAAAAATGAGACTATCCCCGACATCTGGATCGACGCCCAGCAAAGCTGTGTTAACCTGCACCCGGACTACGAATATATT CTGTGGACGGATGCAAAGTCGCGCCAATTTATTGCTGCTGAATATCCCTGGTTTCTCGAGACTTTTGATGGCTACAGATATCCTATTCAACGTGCAGACTCGATCCGTTATTTTGTACTGGCGCATTACGGCGGAACTTATATCGATTTGGATGAC GGCTGTAATCGTCCGTTAGATACTTTGCTCACGTACCCTGCATGGGTTCGTCGCACTGTACCTACTGGTATATCCAACGATGCCATGGGCTCGGTGCCCCAGCACCCATTCTTCTTGAAAGTGATTAAATCACTCCAGCAGTATGACCGCCACTGGGTCCTCCCCTATATCACTGTCATGTACTCGACCGGGCCACTGTTCCTCTCAGTCATCTGGAAAGAATACATGAAGGATTTCCCGTCCGAGATCAGCCGCGTCCGCATCCTCATGCCGGATGAGTACATGAACCACTCGTGGAGTTTCTTCACCCACCACACTGGAAACAGCTGGCACCGCAACGACGCGCGTTTCATTTTCTGG ATGGGTCAACACTGGCAACTTGTCACCCTGTGTGGCTTCCTTTttgccgctgccgccgttGTCTGCGTCTTCTGGACGTATACTCAGATCATGCTCCTACGGGACCATGCCACGGTCTCTTCCGGTCTACGGTCCTCTTCGCGGCGGTCGCGTTATATGATGCCCTCGTTGCTCTGGAGGGGAAGCAGTAAAGGGGGCGATGACATCGAGACTCTATGCGAGCTGGAGCGCCGTGATGACTGA
- a CDS encoding Ytp1 family protein (COG:S;~EggNog:ENOG410PG2I;~InterPro:IPR018827,IPR018825;~PFAM:PF10355,PF10348;~TransMembrane:11 (o41-62i69-91o107-128i233-252o272-293i313-332o344-363i404-421o433-453i465-485o505-527i)): MDMNMDMHSTSATPPTASASQTPQPESATSYFAYGEHSGTILAHIGFMILAWCFVLPAAVLLSVGRSRLALASQFLFLLFNTIGLLFGIIYNSQTPDLYENNAHHKIGWIATGVFTVQVVLALVFVYNGRGEPRQFHRATFLPVATDEAQYMAMDEYCPSRDSGQGTEPLSPSCEGEAEAEDGDSESPEKPSALRRWLYSSVVYRFLLTRVPGIVSTRISRVVNGVYNVIDRIILPLGFTAIATGAVTYGGIFHGIEVFNGVAHFIKGGIFFWYGVLTLGRFIGAWADLGWAWNKKPPAYIVGWKAKVPSGEFVESFVIWLYGVTNVFLEHLSGWGEEWTARDMEHVAISIMFFGGGLAGMLFESRRIRETLNNTLLPQSSTYDDPYSQNWEPPKSQRVPLNPVPALIILLLGIMMSSHHQASMTSTMVHKQWGSMLVGFAISRGMTYILLFLRPPTSYLPARPPTEIVAAFCLMAGGLIFMLSAQDVIDAMEFYEVDPMFTFTVGMGFTAFIMSLVVLAVALKAWAVRRERGRNGRCL, translated from the exons ATGGATATGAACATGGACATGCACTCTACCAGCGCAACTCCACCAACAGCTTCAGCCTCACAGACTCCTCAACCCGAAAGTGCTACGAGCTACTTTGCCTATGGCGAGCACTCGGGTACCATTCTAGCGCATATTGGGTTCATGATTCTAGCCTGGTGTTTTGTTCTTCCTGCAg CCGTCCTACTCAGCGTTGGCCGCTCGCGGCTTGCCCTCGCATCAcagttcctgttcctgctcTTCAATACCATCGGCCTGCTTTTCGgaataatctataatagCCAGACTCCCGATCTGTACGAGAACAACGCCCACCACAAGATAGGCTGGATCGCAACAGGGGTCTTCACTGTCCAGGTCGTTTTGGCTTTGGTATTTGTGTATAATGGTCGTGGCGAGCCCAGGCAGTTTCATCGCGCTACCTTTCTGCCTGTCGCTACAGATGAGGCTCAATATATGGCAATGGATGAGTACTGCCCGTCCCGCGATAGTGGTCAAGGAACCGAACCTTTATCGCCATCCTgcgagggcgaggcggaggcTGAGGACGGTGACTCTGAAAGCCCTGAGAAGCCTTCCGCTCTGCGTCGCTGGTTGTACAGTTCTGTTGTCTATCGGTTCCTCTTAACGCGCGTGCCTGGAATTGTTTCAACCCGTATCTCACGGGTTGTCAACGGTGTGTATAATGTCATTGACCGAATCATCCTACCCTTGGGCTTTACAGCTATCGCCACTGGAGCCGTTACTTATGGCGGTATCTTCCACGGTATCGAAGTCTTCAACGGCGTGGCGCACTTTATAAAAGGCGGAATATTCTTCTGGTATGGCGTTCTCACACTTGGCCGGTTTATCGGAGCCTGGGCGGACCTAGGATGGGCCTGGAATAAGAAGCCTCCTGCATACATCGTCGGCTGGAAGGCAAAGGTTCCCTCGGGCGAGTTTGTGGAGTCGTTCGTTATCTGGTTATATGGCGTTACGAATGTCTTCTTAGAGCACCTTTCTGGATGGGGGGAAGAATGGACGGCGAGGGATATGGAGCACGTCGCTATCTCTATAATGTTTTTCGGTGGTGGTCTTGCTGGCATGCTCTTTGAATCGCGCCGTATTCGCGAGACTCTTAACAACACCCTCCTACCACAATCGTCTACCTACGATGATCCTTATAGTCAAAACTGGGAACCTCCCAAATCCCAGCGCGTCCCCCTTAACCCCGTGCCAGCTCTCATTATCCTACTCCTAGGTATCATGATGAGCTCGCACCACCAAGCCAGCATGACTTCAACAATGGTGCACAAGCAGTGGGGAAGTATGCTCGTTGGGTTCGCGATATCGCGCGGAATGACATATatcctgctcttcctgcGCCCGCCAACCTCGTACCTCCCAGCTCGTCCCCCGACTGAGATCGTGGCGGCATTTTGTCTTATGGCCGGAGGACTTATCTTCATGCTAAGC GCCCAAGATGTGATCGATGCTATGGAGTTTTATGAGGTGGATCCCATGTTCACCTTCACTGTGGGGATGGGCTTCACGGCGTTCATTATGTCGCTGGTGGTTCTGGCGGTTGCACTCAAGGCGTGGGCAGTGAGGCGTGAGAGGGGACGTAATGGAAGATGTTTATAG
- a CDS encoding Zn(II)2Cys6 transcription factor (COG:K;~EggNog:ENOG410PHJM;~InterPro:IPR036864,IPR007219,IPR001138;~PFAM:PF00172,PF04082;~go_function: GO:0000981 - DNA-binding transcription factor activity, RNA polymerase II-specific [Evidence IEA];~go_function: GO:0003677 - DNA binding [Evidence IEA];~go_function: GO:0008270 - zinc ion binding [Evidence IEA];~go_process: GO:0006351 - transcription, DNA-templated [Evidence IEA];~go_process: GO:0006355 - regulation of transcription, DNA-templated [Evidence IEA]), whose product MENIQTAATRSLANSTARIKPRRAGVPCVRCRQMKVKCNASQKFPAACSGCEKAGERCSVDPLFKRVSKRSVKPRHASREGSPAYRTPQSEGPSSAPTVASSRPAGSLSDLDSSVASTTAALRLGGNRPARFTHEATGINISSIAVAELLEEYYSHLHPRFPLLLDPTTIIDSYEQAPLLFWTVVAIASKDSDKYASDYARLQILVRQLVADIILLGTRSIYHVQALLLLCVWSFPHTDMSKEPFSMYCSVAISMARSLGLHRPQHPYILFAAKAAEIGTLETRTSTWLSCFIVDQW is encoded by the exons ATGGAGAATATTCAGACTGCAGCAACGCGCTCGCTCGCGAACTCGACCGCGCGGATCAAACCGCGTCGCGCCGGCGTGCCTTGTGTGCGATGTCGCCAGATGAAG GTAAAATGTAATGCCAGCCAGAAatttcctgcagcttgtTCCGGCTGTGAAAAAGCAGGCGAACGGTGCTCCGTTGACCCTTTGTTCAAGAGGGTATCCAAGAGAAG TGTGAAGCCCCGCCATGCATCCCGAGAAGGTAGTCCTGCATACAGGACGCCCCAGTCAGAGGGACCTAGCAGCGCGCCGACTGTCGCTTCATCGAGACCGGCTGGATCTTTGTCCGACTTGGACTCTTCTGTCGCAAGTACCACCGCCGCATTGCGCCTCGGCGGAAATAGACCTGCCCGGTTTACCCATGAGGCTACTGGAATTAACATATCGTCTATTGCTGTGGCAGAGCTTCTAGAGGAGTACTATTCCCATCTCCACCCGAGGTTcccgctgctgctcgaccCAACCACCATAATCGATAGCTACGAGCAAGCGCCCTTGTTATTCTGGACAGTTGTCGCCATTGCAAGCAAAGACTCAGACAAATACGCATCTGACTACGCTCGGCTACAGATTCTTGTACGGCAGTTGGTAGCAGATATCATCCTGCTTGGTACGAGGTCTATCTACCATGTCCAGGCTTTACTTCTACTCTGTGTTTGGTCTTTCCCACATACAGATATGAGCAAGGAGCCATTTTCAATGTACTGTTCTGTGGCAATCTCCATGGCGCGGTCTCTGGGTCTGCATCGACCACAGCATCCATATATTTTGTTTGCGGCAAAGGCGGCGGAGATTGGAACACTGGAAACTCGGACGTCAACCTGGTTGTCTTGCTTTATTGTTGATCAGTGGTAG
- a CDS encoding uncharacterized protein (COG:S;~EggNog:ENOG410PN19;~TransMembrane:2 (i252-278o298-327i)) — protein sequence MFPEPPFTSAEELNKEPNPQPTLGSHPQNNACKTPTIIGHVGGFPSVALRQQDVEHFLLQELETPVLDELYDRLWLVARKSGLHIDALHAQKLKGRDILVSEDPSLHLVWRHNQIYIKPIPVCLLNHRFWELYLCRSSQKDTDSESQSRSPVLGFDATAVAAGFLRSYALLVRHPSDFLLAQELHLIPAKVEWGDWARFAHRFQILSDEQVAKRYHYGQIRLSRLNWAVRIFRPRQGWSWFYSAPHWSITEYLASATIPLLFVFASLSVMLSAIQVTLTVPSDTGFLHDQDLSRMNLVFWIFSIIVISASAAIWLFLLGAPIFALGWQLWWGFRNRGATLHSSEA from the coding sequence ATGTTTCCTGAGCCGCCATTCACGTCTGCAGAGGAATTAAACAAAGAGCCCAATCCGCAGCCCACTCTGGGCTCACACCCACAAAACAACGCCTGCAAAACGCCGACCATAATCGGTCATGTAGGAGGGTTTCCGTCGGTCGCACTTCGACAGCAAGACGTGGAGCATTTTCTCCTCCAAGAACTAGAGACTCCGGTCCTGGATGAACTGTACGACAGGCTCTGGCTAGTTGCTCGAAAATCAGGCCTCCACATCGATGCTCTGCATGCACAGAAGCTGAAAGGCCGCGATATTCTTGTCAGCGAGGACCCAAGCCTCCATCTCGTTTGGCGACATAACCAAATATATATCAAGCCAATTCCCGTCTGCCTACTGAACCACCGCTTCTGGGAGTTGTATCTATGTCGATCCAGTCAAAAAGACACAGACTCCGAATCGCAATCGCGTTCGCCGGTTCTTGGATTCGACGCAACTGCGGTAGCAGCTGGCTTTCTACGGTCGTACGCTTTGCTGGTGAGGCACCCTTCAGATTTCCTACTGGCCCAGGAACTGCACTTGATACCGGCGAAGGTGGAATGGGGTGACTGGGCACGGTTTGCGCATCGATTCCAGATATTGAGTGACGAACAGGTGGCGAAGCGGTACCATTACGGGCAGATCCGGCTGTCACGTCTGAACTGGGCTGTGCGTATTTTCCGTCCACGACaaggctggagctggttcTATAGTGCGCCTCATTGGTCGATCACCGAATACCTCGCATCAGCCACCATCCCTCTGCTGTTCGTCTTTGCCAGCTTGTCGGTCATGCTTTCGGCTATACAGGTTACCCTGACTGTGCCGTCTGATACTGGGTTCCTGCACGATCAGGATCTTTCGCGGATGAACCTCGTCTTTTGGATCTTCTCTATCATTGTTATTTCGGCATCGGCGGCTATCTGGCTCTTTCTATTGGGTGCTCCGATTTTTGCTCTGGGCTGGCAGTTATGGTGGGGGTTTCGCAACCGTGGGGCCACTTTACACTCATCCGAAGCCTAG